A region of Gottschalkia purinilytica DNA encodes the following proteins:
- the noc gene encoding nucleoid occlusion protein, protein MSNLNNEICYIPIKQIKPNPYQPRKTFNRRALEELSQSIKTYGILQPISVRKIGEESYELVAGERRLRASELAELEKVPAVIINVKDIDSAVLALLENLQRENLNFIEEAEGYHNLIDDHGFTQQELAEKLGKNQSTIANKIRLLRLPNSIKKSIVESGLTERHARAMLKLPDEELQASVLERVIKNELTVKKTEKLINDILEDLTKEEEPKNRQNIKSLINFRIYLNTIKNAYTAIKDSGVDAQYEQKDMGDFIEVKVKIPKK, encoded by the coding sequence ATGAGTAATTTAAATAACGAGATATGTTACATTCCAATTAAACAAATAAAGCCAAACCCTTATCAGCCTAGGAAAACTTTTAATAGACGTGCCTTGGAAGAACTTAGTCAATCCATAAAAACTTATGGAATATTACAACCTATTAGTGTAAGGAAAATAGGCGAAGAAAGTTATGAGTTAGTTGCAGGAGAAAGGAGATTAAGAGCTTCTGAACTAGCAGAACTAGAAAAAGTACCAGCAGTTATTATTAATGTTAAGGATATAGACTCAGCAGTATTGGCTTTACTAGAAAACTTACAAAGAGAAAATTTGAATTTCATAGAAGAGGCAGAGGGATATCATAATCTTATAGATGATCATGGATTTACACAACAAGAGTTGGCTGAAAAGCTTGGTAAAAATCAATCTACTATAGCAAATAAAATAAGACTTTTAAGGCTACCAAATAGTATAAAGAAAAGTATAGTAGAAAGTGGATTAACAGAAAGACATGCTAGAGCAATGTTAAAGTTACCTGATGAGGAATTACAAGCTTCTGTACTAGAAAGAGTGATAAAAAATGAACTTACAGTTAAGAAAACTGAGAAGCTTATTAATGATATACTTGAAGATTTAACTAAAGAAGAAGAGCCTAAAAATAGACAGAATATAAAAAGTTTAATAAACTTTAGAATATATTTAAATACTATTAAAAATGCGTATACTGCTATAAAAGATAGTGGAGTAGATGCTCAATATGAGCAGAAAGATATGGGAGACTTTATAGAAGTTAAAGTTAAAATTCCTAAAAAGTAA
- a CDS encoding PhzF family phenazine biosynthesis protein: MQVIMYQANAFADKPFGGNPAGIVPDARDLSYEDMLKIVRLTNLSKVSFVNQVDKDNFEVRFFTSKEEIDFCGYTTIATFYTLANKGYITNISQGVVKVFQHTKIGTNPIEIHFKDWNIEKVGMYHNTPVSLGKYDDVDEISSILSIDKEDIGIDFINIKPEILFTGKYDIIIPVKSRDILNKLQFDSQKVNSNTITRDLERIVEPRFHIFSLEEDDTINCRQFESMSFITECACSGTANAGLIYYLKKNNLIKNSEVLCKQGEQIGRPSQIYCEIINDECEYPIKVGGRGNVFFEGVVTIKD, from the coding sequence ATGCAAGTGATTATGTATCAGGCTAATGCTTTTGCAGACAAGCCTTTTGGGGGAAATCCAGCAGGGATAGTTCCTGATGCTAGAGACTTAAGTTATGAGGATATGCTTAAAATAGTTCGACTAACTAATTTAAGTAAAGTATCATTTGTAAACCAAGTAGATAAAGATAATTTTGAAGTTAGGTTTTTTACATCAAAAGAAGAAATAGATTTTTGTGGTTATACTACTATAGCTACTTTTTATACATTAGCTAATAAAGGTTATATAACAAATATATCGCAAGGTGTTGTAAAGGTATTTCAACATACTAAAATAGGTACAAACCCAATAGAAATACATTTTAAGGATTGGAATATAGAGAAAGTAGGAATGTATCACAATACTCCTGTTTCCTTAGGTAAATATGATGATGTAGATGAAATAAGTTCAATACTAAGTATAGATAAAGAAGATATAGGAATAGACTTTATAAACATAAAACCTGAAATTCTATTTACCGGGAAATATGATATAATTATTCCAGTTAAAAGTAGAGATATACTGAATAAGCTTCAATTTGATTCACAAAAAGTAAATTCGAACACGATAACAAGAGATTTAGAACGTATAGTTGAACCTAGATTTCATATATTTTCATTGGAAGAAGACGATACTATTAATTGTAGACAGTTTGAATCAATGTCATTTATAACAGAATGTGCTTGTAGTGGTACAGCAAATGCAGGACTTATATATTATTTAAAGAAAAATAATTTAATAAAAAATAGCGAAGTATTGTGTAAACAAGGTGAACAAATAGGAAGACCAAGTCAAATATATTGTGAAATTATTAATGATGAATGTGAGTACCCTATAAAAGTAGGGGGTAGAGGAAATGTATTTTTTGAAGGTGTAGTTACTATTAAAGATTAG
- a CDS encoding ParA family protein: MSRLIAIFNQKGGVGKTTTNVNLSSCVARKGKKVLVIDIDPQGNTTSGFGIDKKEVPVSIYNVLIDGEDIKNAIIETNVENLHLISSNVELAGAEIELTGKKNRETILKKAIESIKDDYEYIFIDCPPSLGLLTINTLVAVDSVIIPIQCEYYALEGVSQLMDTIKLIKSSLNPSLEIEGVVLSMFDGRTNLSIQVVDEVKKYFRGKVYTTIIPRNIRLAEAPSFGVPVIDYDPKSKGAEAYDELADEFLDYLEGVI; encoded by the coding sequence ATGTCCAGACTTATAGCTATATTTAATCAAAAAGGAGGTGTGGGAAAAACCACTACCAACGTTAATTTAAGTTCTTGTGTAGCAAGAAAAGGTAAAAAAGTATTAGTTATAGATATAGACCCTCAAGGTAATACTACAAGCGGATTTGGAATAGATAAAAAAGAAGTTCCTGTGTCAATATATAACGTTCTAATAGATGGAGAAGATATAAAAAATGCTATAATAGAAACTAACGTAGAAAACTTACATTTAATATCTTCAAATGTTGAACTTGCAGGAGCAGAAATAGAACTTACTGGAAAGAAAAATAGAGAAACTATTCTTAAAAAAGCTATAGAGAGTATAAAAGATGATTATGAATATATCTTTATAGATTGTCCACCATCACTAGGATTACTTACAATAAATACTTTAGTAGCAGTAGATAGTGTTATAATACCAATACAATGTGAGTACTATGCACTTGAAGGAGTAAGTCAATTAATGGATACTATAAAGCTTATAAAAAGTAGCTTAAATCCTAGCTTAGAAATAGAAGGAGTAGTTTTAAGTATGTTTGATGGAAGGACTAATCTTTCTATTCAAGTTGTAGATGAAGTAAAAAAATACTTTAGAGGTAAAGTATATACAACTATAATACCTAGAAATATTAGGCTAGCTGAAGCTCCTAGCTTTGGAGTTCCTGTTATAGATTATGATCCTAAATCAAAAGGAGCTGAAGCATATGATGAGCTAGCAGATGAGTTTTTAGATTACTTAGAAGGTGTGATATAA
- the mnmG gene encoding tRNA uridine-5-carboxymethylaminomethyl(34) synthesis enzyme MnmG, which produces MNKAIEYHAGKYDVIVIGAGHAGCEAALACSRMGKNTLILTMSLDAVALLACNPAIGGTGKGHLVKEVDALGGEMGMNIDNILIQSRMLNTSKGPAVHSLRAQADKVDYQLKMKQVLENEKNLDLKQGEVVEIFVEDGKVTGILTKTGARYDADAVIVSTGTYLKGRIFIGELNYEGGPNGLFPANELSECLKKLGFRMRRFKTGTPARIHRNSIDTSKMEAQPGDDEIIPFSFLTDKIDVEQVSCYLTYTNIETHKLIMENLGRSPMYSGQMESVGPRYCPSIEDKVVRFSDKNRHQVFIEPEGRNTAEMYVQGMSTTLPEDVLLKMMKTVDGLEDVEIMRGAYAIEYDCIDPTQLKRSLESMDIENLFFAGQINGTSGYEEAAAQGIIAGINTVLKLRGEEPLILDRSEAYIGVLIDDLVTKGTNEPYRMMTSRSEYRLTLRQDNADLRLTEKGYRVGLATEERYKRLLKKKDEVEKELNRLKERKITPTKENNELLESLGTSALKTPTSLYDLIRRPELSYDQLSKLDQDRPDLNKESRMQVETQIKYEGYIEKQLRQIEQFRKLESKKLSSDMNYEDIKGLRLEARQKLKEIKPESVGQASRISGVSPADINVLLIYLEQQRRMGNRSENNE; this is translated from the coding sequence ATGAATAAAGCTATAGAATATCATGCAGGTAAATATGATGTAATAGTTATAGGAGCTGGACATGCAGGATGTGAGGCAGCACTAGCTTGTAGTAGAATGGGAAAAAATACACTAATACTAACTATGAGTCTAGATGCTGTTGCATTACTTGCTTGTAATCCTGCAATAGGCGGAACTGGAAAAGGACATCTTGTAAAAGAAGTAGATGCTTTAGGTGGAGAAATGGGAATGAATATAGATAATATTTTGATTCAAAGTAGAATGTTAAATACTTCTAAAGGACCGGCTGTTCATTCTTTAAGAGCTCAAGCTGACAAAGTAGATTATCAACTTAAAATGAAACAAGTCTTAGAAAATGAAAAGAATTTAGATTTAAAACAAGGTGAAGTAGTAGAAATTTTTGTAGAAGATGGAAAAGTAACAGGGATATTAACTAAGACAGGTGCAAGATATGATGCAGATGCTGTTATAGTATCTACAGGAACTTATCTAAAGGGAAGGATATTCATAGGGGAGTTAAACTATGAAGGAGGTCCAAATGGATTATTTCCCGCAAATGAATTATCAGAGTGTTTAAAAAAATTAGGATTTAGAATGAGAAGGTTCAAAACAGGTACTCCTGCTAGAATTCATAGAAATAGTATAGATACTAGTAAGATGGAAGCTCAACCTGGTGATGATGAAATAATACCTTTCTCATTTTTAACTGACAAGATAGACGTAGAACAAGTATCTTGTTATTTGACTTATACAAATATAGAGACTCATAAGTTAATAATGGAAAACCTAGGAAGATCTCCAATGTATTCTGGTCAAATGGAAAGTGTAGGACCAAGATATTGTCCATCTATAGAAGATAAAGTTGTAAGATTTTCAGATAAGAACAGACATCAAGTTTTTATAGAACCAGAAGGAAGAAACACTGCTGAAATGTATGTACAAGGAATGTCTACAACTTTACCAGAAGATGTATTATTGAAAATGATGAAAACAGTTGATGGACTTGAAGATGTTGAAATAATGAGAGGTGCTTATGCTATTGAGTATGATTGTATAGATCCTACACAACTAAAGCGATCACTTGAATCTATGGATATAGAGAATTTATTTTTTGCAGGACAGATTAATGGTACTTCAGGATATGAAGAAGCAGCAGCACAGGGTATAATAGCAGGAATTAATACAGTACTTAAATTAAGGGGAGAAGAACCTCTAATACTAGATAGATCAGAAGCTTATATAGGTGTACTTATAGATGATTTAGTTACAAAGGGAACTAACGAGCCATATAGGATGATGACTTCAAGATCGGAATATAGACTTACATTAAGACAAGATAACGCAGATTTAAGGCTTACTGAGAAGGGATATAGGGTCGGACTTGCAACTGAAGAAAGATATAAAAGATTACTTAAGAAAAAAGACGAAGTTGAAAAAGAACTAAATAGATTAAAAGAAAGGAAAATAACACCTACAAAAGAAAATAATGAGCTTTTAGAAAGCTTAGGAACATCAGCTTTAAAAACACCAACATCTCTTTATGATCTTATAAGAAGACCTGAACTATCATACGATCAACTTTCTAAGTTAGATCAAGATAGACCTGATCTTAATAAAGAATCTAGAATGCAAGTTGAGACTCAAATAAAATATGAAGGATATATAGAGAAACAATTAAGGCAAATAGAACAATTTAGAAAGCTTGAAAGTAAAAAGCTTTCTTCCGATATGAATTATGAAGATATAAAGGGATTAAGATTAGAAGCTAGACAAAAACTAAAAGAGATAAAGCCAGAATCAGTAGGTCAAGCATCAAGAATATCAGGTGTTTCACCTGCAGATATAAATGTACTGTTAATATATTTAGAGCAACAGAGAAGAATGGGCAACAGGAGTGAAAATAATGAGTAA
- the mnmE gene encoding tRNA uridine-5-carboxymethylaminomethyl(34) synthesis GTPase MnmE has protein sequence MDIDTIAAIATAPGEAGIGIVRISGKNAIDIGNKIFRSKRVKSLKECEERKLNYGYAIDPKNEKKIDEVLVVYMKGPNTYTKEDIVEINCHGGMVPVRRILEVVLENGARIAEKGEFTKRAFLNGRIDLAQAEAIMDLISAKTDSSFDVSLNQLEGSLSREVSDMRNTLLAMLAHIEASIDFPEHDVEEITYGELESQGEEVLEKINKLLDTVYTGRILREGIKTIILGKPNVGKSSLMNAILRENRAIVTDIPGTTRDIIEEYINIKGVPLKLVDTAGIRETEDLVEKIGVDKAKGILNESDLAIAVFDTSRELEKEDLEIIELIKDKKSIILLNKTDLPIKISEDEINKLLPNKKIINTSMIKGKGLDILEETLKDMFLSSEIQIKDNTIVTNVRHRNQLLKSKENIQEALESIRIGLPIDCVEVDVKNCWENLGEITGDTVGEDIIDKIFANFCIGK, from the coding sequence ATGGATATTGATACTATTGCAGCTATTGCTACTGCACCAGGAGAAGCTGGTATAGGAATAGTAAGAATTAGTGGTAAAAACGCTATAGATATAGGAAATAAAATTTTTAGAAGTAAAAGAGTAAAATCTTTAAAAGAGTGTGAAGAAAGAAAGCTTAATTATGGATATGCAATAGATCCTAAAAATGAAAAAAAGATAGATGAAGTATTAGTTGTTTATATGAAAGGACCAAATACTTATACTAAGGAAGATATAGTTGAAATTAATTGTCATGGTGGAATGGTACCAGTAAGAAGAATACTTGAGGTAGTTCTTGAAAATGGAGCGAGAATAGCTGAAAAAGGTGAATTTACAAAAAGAGCATTTTTAAATGGACGTATAGATTTGGCACAGGCAGAAGCTATAATGGATCTTATAAGTGCTAAGACAGATTCTAGTTTTGATGTTTCACTAAATCAACTAGAAGGTAGTCTTTCTAGAGAAGTATCAGACATGAGAAATACATTACTTGCCATGTTAGCTCATATAGAAGCGTCTATAGACTTTCCAGAGCATGATGTAGAAGAAATAACTTATGGGGAACTTGAAAGCCAAGGAGAAGAAGTTTTAGAAAAAATAAATAAACTCTTAGATACTGTATATACAGGGAGAATATTAAGAGAAGGTATAAAAACTATAATACTTGGAAAGCCAAATGTAGGTAAATCATCTTTAATGAATGCTATACTTAGAGAAAATAGAGCTATAGTTACAGATATACCAGGAACTACAAGAGATATCATAGAAGAATATATTAATATAAAAGGAGTACCTTTAAAGCTAGTTGATACAGCAGGTATAAGAGAAACTGAAGATTTAGTTGAAAAAATAGGGGTAGATAAGGCTAAAGGTATATTAAATGAATCTGATCTAGCTATTGCTGTCTTCGATACATCTAGAGAGTTAGAAAAGGAAGATCTAGAAATAATAGAATTAATAAAAGATAAAAAGTCTATAATACTTCTTAATAAAACAGATTTACCAATAAAAATAAGTGAAGATGAAATAAATAAACTTCTACCTAATAAAAAAATAATAAATACTTCTATGATAAAAGGAAAAGGACTTGATATCTTAGAAGAAACTTTAAAAGACATGTTCTTATCATCAGAAATTCAAATAAAAGATAATACTATAGTTACGAATGTAAGACATAGAAATCAACTATTAAAATCTAAAGAAAACATACAAGAAGCACTAGAATCAATTAGAATAGGGCTTCCAATTGATTGTGTAGAAGTAGATGTGAAAAATTGCTGGGAAAACTTAGGCGAAATTACTGGCGATACAGTAGGAGAAGATATTATAGATAAGATATTTGCTAACTTCTGTATTGGAAAGTAA
- a CDS encoding ParB/RepB/Spo0J family partition protein — MSIKKRGLGKGLSALIPSNSLEDMAIDENEKSVVDIDINLIEPNCSQPRKEFNEESLNELSESIKRHGVIQPIILRKKENGYEIIAGERRWRASNIAGIKKIPSIIKNIEQLEATEISLIENIQRENLNIIEEAMALKSLIEKYNLTQEEVANAIGKSRPYITNTIRLLNLQDEIIDLILKGKLSSGHGRALLAIEDKEIQNKIAQIVIEKNLSVRETEKIIKEINNKNDNNIKKEKTKDPIILEIEESLRRTLGTKVHIVTGKKKGKIEIEYYDDEHLERILDLLSKS; from the coding sequence ATGAGTATAAAGAAAAGAGGATTAGGTAAAGGATTATCGGCACTAATTCCTTCAAACTCTTTAGAGGATATGGCTATAGATGAAAATGAAAAATCAGTTGTAGATATAGATATAAATTTAATAGAACCTAATTGCAGTCAGCCAAGAAAGGAATTTAATGAGGAATCTTTAAATGAGCTTTCAGAGTCTATAAAAAGACATGGTGTTATACAACCTATTATATTAAGAAAAAAAGAAAATGGATACGAAATAATAGCAGGAGAAAGAAGATGGAGAGCATCTAATATAGCTGGAATAAAAAAGATACCTTCTATTATAAAAAATATAGAACAACTAGAGGCTACAGAAATTTCTCTTATAGAAAATATTCAAAGAGAAAATTTAAATATTATAGAAGAAGCTATGGCTTTAAAAAGTTTAATAGAAAAATATAACCTTACTCAAGAAGAAGTTGCGAATGCTATAGGAAAAAGTAGACCATATATAACTAACACAATAAGACTATTGAATCTTCAAGATGAAATTATAGATCTAATATTAAAAGGTAAACTATCGAGTGGTCATGGAAGAGCATTATTAGCAATTGAAGATAAAGAAATTCAAAATAAAATAGCTCAAATAGTTATAGAAAAAAACTTAAGTGTAAGAGAAACTGAAAAAATTATAAAAGAAATTAATAATAAAAACGATAATAATATAAAGAAAGAAAAAACAAAAGATCCGATAATACTAGAAATAGAAGAAAGCTTAAGAAGAACACTTGGAACAAAAGTTCATATAGTGACAGGAAAGAAAAAAGGAAAGATAGAAATAGAATACTATGATGATGAACATCTTGAAAGAATACTAGATTTACTATCAAAATCCTAA
- the rsmG gene encoding 16S rRNA (guanine(527)-N(7))-methyltransferase RsmG — MSNVDTLKSGIEELNISIDNEKIDKFNIYKELLKDWNDKINLTAITDDKEIDIKHFLDSISIFKTNKLQGSKKIIDIGTGGGFPGVPIKIVNEEAEVVLLDGLNKRLKFLDEVIDKLNLKGITTLHGRAEEYSRKEEYREVFDIAVSRAVASLNTLSEYCIPFVKVDGYFIAMKGPDVEEEIKGSKNAIKLLGGKIEDKIDIKLPHSDITHNLLVIRKISHTPTKYPRGGGKPKKKPL, encoded by the coding sequence ATGAGTAATGTAGATACATTAAAAAGTGGTATTGAAGAACTAAATATAAGTATCGATAATGAAAAAATAGATAAATTTAATATATATAAGGAACTCCTGAAAGACTGGAATGATAAAATTAACTTAACTGCAATTACAGATGACAAAGAGATTGATATAAAACATTTTTTAGATAGTATTTCCATATTTAAAACTAATAAATTACAAGGAAGTAAAAAGATAATAGATATTGGTACAGGTGGAGGATTTCCTGGGGTACCTATAAAAATAGTAAATGAAGAAGCAGAGGTAGTTTTATTAGATGGGCTTAACAAGAGGTTAAAGTTTTTAGATGAAGTTATAGATAAACTTAACCTAAAAGGTATAACTACATTACATGGAAGAGCAGAAGAATATAGTAGGAAAGAAGAATATAGAGAGGTGTTTGATATAGCAGTATCAAGAGCTGTAGCATCACTTAACACTTTAAGTGAATATTGCATTCCTTTTGTAAAAGTGGATGGATACTTTATAGCTATGAAGGGTCCAGATGTAGAAGAAGAAATAAAGGGTTCTAAAAATGCCATAAAGCTATTAGGAGGTAAAATAGAAGATAAAATAGATATAAAACTTCCTCATAGTGATATAACACATAACTTACTAGTTATAAGGAAAATAAGTCACACTCCGACAAAATACCCTAGAGGTGGAGGGAAACCTAAGAAAAAACCGTTGTAA